A DNA window from Rhodococcus sp. Z13 contains the following coding sequences:
- a CDS encoding DUF2510 domain-containing protein, whose amino-acid sequence MSQPPESSQPSPGFYPDPSGVMRWWDGKAWTDRTQGGVPPQAPPPKKSHTTRNILLALLAVVVLVVGGCVAFLGVAANEVNEAIESGQAENARPGGPDNPLTIVEGRPFEVAGFRYAPGWAVADDGLGGVTVENLKVTNSRDDRDGALVEIKFMAGNEVVALVDCTTEQIPVGQTTTLNCISSDDFPTDYDRITINDAF is encoded by the coding sequence ATGTCCCAACCTCCAGAATCGTCCCAGCCGTCTCCGGGCTTCTATCCCGATCCCAGTGGGGTGATGCGGTGGTGGGACGGCAAAGCGTGGACCGACCGGACGCAGGGCGGTGTTCCTCCGCAGGCACCCCCGCCCAAGAAGTCGCACACCACGCGGAACATCCTGCTCGCGCTGCTCGCCGTGGTCGTTCTCGTCGTCGGCGGATGTGTCGCCTTCCTCGGAGTGGCAGCCAACGAGGTGAACGAGGCCATCGAATCCGGGCAGGCGGAGAACGCCCGGCCGGGTGGCCCCGACAATCCCCTCACCATCGTCGAAGGCCGGCCCTTCGAGGTCGCCGGATTCCGGTACGCACCCGGCTGGGCGGTCGCCGACGACGGGTTGGGTGGCGTCACCGTCGAGAACCTGAAAGTGACGAACTCTCGTGACGACCGGGACGGTGCCCTCGTGGAAATCAAGTTCATGGCGGGCAACGAGGTCGTGGCACTGGTCGACTGCACGACGGAACAGATCCCGGTGGGACAGACCACGACGCTGAACTGCATCAGCAGCGACGACTTCCCGACGGACTACGACCGGATCACCATCAACGACGCGTTCTGA
- a CDS encoding SDR family NAD(P)-dependent oxidoreductase: MKSLRNKVALLTGASGGIGHAVARALATEGVDVAVSGRRADVLEALARDLRDRGVRAAVVPADLADLDRVDSVVDRTEEALGPVDLLINNAGVESCASFTRRTREDLTATVDLNLTAPMLLTHRVLPGMLERGAGHVVFMSSVAGKRGAAYQGPYCASKAGLVTLVQSLRTEYASTPVGFSVVCPGFVAGDGMFQRYLDEGLTPPRALGHTTLDRVAGKALVAIRRDLPEVQVNGIPVRPVLALAEIAPRLAERVVPWFGADRFFRRASADRGLLDSAAER; encoded by the coding sequence ATGAAGAGCCTGCGCAACAAGGTCGCACTGCTGACCGGAGCTTCCGGTGGAATCGGGCACGCCGTCGCCCGGGCGCTGGCGACGGAAGGCGTGGACGTCGCTGTGTCCGGCAGACGCGCCGACGTCCTCGAGGCGCTGGCCCGGGACCTGCGCGACAGAGGTGTCCGGGCCGCAGTGGTGCCCGCCGACCTCGCGGACCTCGATCGGGTCGACAGCGTGGTGGACCGCACCGAGGAGGCGCTCGGCCCCGTCGACCTGCTGATCAACAACGCCGGGGTCGAGAGCTGCGCGTCGTTCACCCGTCGCACCCGGGAGGACCTGACCGCGACGGTCGACCTGAACCTCACCGCGCCGATGCTGCTCACCCACCGCGTGCTGCCCGGGATGCTCGAGCGAGGGGCGGGGCACGTCGTGTTCATGAGCTCTGTCGCCGGGAAGCGGGGCGCTGCCTATCAGGGTCCGTACTGCGCCAGCAAAGCCGGTCTCGTGACGCTGGTCCAGTCCCTGCGTACCGAGTACGCGAGCACCCCTGTGGGGTTCTCCGTCGTCTGTCCTGGCTTCGTCGCCGGTGACGGAATGTTCCAGCGTTACCTGGACGAGGGGCTGACGCCGCCGCGGGCGCTCGGCCACACGACACTCGATCGGGTGGCGGGGAAAGCGCTCGTCGCGATCCGGCGGGACCTGCCGGAGGTCCAGGTCAACGGGATCCCGGTGCGCCCGGTCCTGGCGCTCGCCGAGATCGCGCCCCGGCTTGCCGAGCGCGTCGTCCCGTGGTTCGGGGCGGACAGGTTCTTCCGCCGTGCCAGTGCCGACCGCGGCCTGCTCGACTCGGCAGCGGAGAGGTGA
- a CDS encoding peroxiredoxin, protein MALAVGSEAPDFTLKDQNNQEVTLSGFRGKKNVLLVFYPLAFTGVCQGELCAVRDDLPTFENDDTAVLAVSVGASPTHKVWAAEQGYTFPLLSDFWPHGAVAQAYEVFNDKLGFANRGTFVIDKDGIIRFSEENQPGEPRDQGAWARALAALKS, encoded by the coding sequence ATGGCTCTCGCTGTGGGCTCCGAAGCCCCCGATTTCACTCTCAAGGACCAGAACAACCAGGAAGTCACGCTGTCCGGCTTCCGGGGCAAGAAGAACGTGCTCCTGGTGTTCTACCCGCTCGCCTTCACCGGTGTGTGCCAGGGCGAGCTGTGCGCCGTCCGCGACGACCTGCCCACCTTCGAGAACGACGACACCGCCGTCCTCGCCGTGTCCGTGGGCGCATCGCCCACCCACAAGGTGTGGGCCGCCGAGCAGGGCTACACCTTCCCGCTGCTGTCCGACTTCTGGCCGCACGGCGCCGTCGCGCAGGCCTACGAGGTCTTCAACGACAAGCTCGGCTTCGCGAACCGTGGCACCTTCGTCATCGACAAGGACGGCATCATCCGGTTCTCCGAGGAGAACCAGCCCGGAGAGCCCCGTGACCAGGGCGCTTGGGCCAGAGCGCTCGCCGCGCTAAAGTCCTGA